TATAGAGATGTGGTATGCTCACAGGAACCATGCCAAGGAAGAAGCAGCAAATGGACACATTGGCCAGGCTCGCAGAAACGTGGCCTGCAACtaggtatgtactccctccgtccgaaaatacttgtcatcaaaatggacaaaaatgggtgtatctagaactaaaatacatctagatacatccccttttattcattttgatgacaagtatttccggacggagggagtatatctaaaGCCCGTCGCCTCGTGACAGTCGCTCAGACTGACTTAAATTGGAGCAATGCTTAGTATTGTCCTTCATTCAGTGTTAGTAATGCATTGCGACGTATTTTTGACCCTGACCCTGAACACGTATCCTTTACTTCTGCTTTGTCAGGCCCTGTGCCCGCTGTGCCCAAGATATCTGGCAGGCCACTGAAATCAGCCATTCTTCCTTCACCAGAGTCATAATCCTGGGGGATTTGTAAGCCGTTTCTTGGCTTTATTTGGCGATGAGAAGACGTCGGAAGTGATAATTGAGGGAAGTCTTTTATCGCCCAAAACTGGCACTGCAAAGGTGAGAAGGAGATTATGCGTGTCTGCTCTGAGTAGAGGGGCATTATGTGTACTATAATCAGCTATAACTGAATGACTTGTTGAATTTTGCAGGTGTTGTGATGTCACTCAGAAATTGCTGCGATGAGTACATCACTCACATTCATACCGTGCGTGCGATGGTTAGTGTTTCGGTCATTCGGTATTAGTGTAGTACAAAATATTCTGAACCCTGACCATCAGAAACATGTTGGTTGCACATATCCTTGTCAGGAACCAGACTGCATCATCCTCTGACGAAATCGACACTTGTCATGCAGTTAACTGAAGAAATCAACACCCTGCGGTTGGTTGGCGCCGAACCGGGCGGGATCATCTCGGCCGTCCAATCTTCATCTAACGGCAACTTACCGCTTCGCCCGGAGTTACAAGAAGACTGGAGCTGTTGAATTTACCTGCTTTACTTTAGCGATAAAAAAATAAAGTTACCTTTGGTTGGCTGTAATGGGTATAAAACCCCGGATCTACCTGAGAGCCCTGGACGCCGTTGCGTGCCGGATGTGCCTTGTTCGTGGCTGGAGAACGCCAGCCCTGGGGCCCATGCCCACTGTGCTAATCCATACACACCTGCTTCTGGGCCATAGTTAAATTTGTTGTTTGTTGAGCAttgtaatgtactccctccgtccggaaatagttgtcatcaaaatgaataaaaggggatgtatctagatgtattttagttctaaatacatccctttttatccattttgatgacaagtattttcggacggagggagtatgtttttttGCATAGGAAGAATGAACTAACTATTGCAGTGTAGTTGAACCAGATCATCTATTGCAGGCTTATTGATTGTACGTACTTCCCTAAAGGGGCAGGGATGATTGGTTGGAGTATATTGTCTCTTCAGAATTTTGATGTGCTTTTTGATCATACTACGTGTCTGGTGGAAGATGTGCCTCCCATGCATCGTTGTTGCCGGTGTGTTTCTCTGCAGCTCATTCTTTTATGTTGGTGTGTTTCTTCTTGTTAGTTGTTACGGTGACATTGTGTGTAAGAATTAATGGATCTGGGGCCTGTTTCCTTTGATTTCCCCTAGCGTTGGTTGTGGCTCGATCGAAAAACCAGAGCTTAGTTAGTTTCAGCAATGCAAAGGTTGGCTGAAGATTTTATTTCTTCTTTGCGTACAGAAAATTTATAACTAGGTATATCATGGGGTATGTATTAGACGCAGAGTTTGGAATTTACCTGATGATGGAGTATGAGTTGCATTACATTACAGCGGGCTTCTTCTATTGCTGCTGCTAGCCAGAATCTTCGGACAGACAACTTGTTACAGACAGTCAGAGCTATGTAAATGTAAATGTGCTGCTGAACATGGATGGGATGGCAGTGCTCTGCTCACCTTTGATGTGCAAAGGAAAGAGCCCTGCCCCTTAATTTGCGCCAATTAAGTCCGGTTCGATGTCAATGCCGCAGGCTTTCAGGGCGGCAAGCAGGTTCCATGATGCGCACGCGGCCAACATGACGGTGTGGTGTGGTGTATGCTATTGCCAAGGGAGAAACAGGCAGCAGAAGCTCTGTCAGTCTACAGAAGGGCTTGTGTCCTGGGTCTGAATTTGGCAGTTCGTTTCTCTCAAGAGTGAAGACCCATTTTATCGATCGTCCTTAAGAGCGATTTGGCCACTGTACTTAAGAGCGATCAATAACATTCGCTGGACTACTCCCAACTTCTCGGGCTGGTCTGGTGGGACGCCTTTCTGGAGATCAACAAGCGATgatttttttattttatctttatttcgtttttctcttttctgtttttcctttttatttaatttttttcaaaCATGTTCCGAATattcagaaaaacaaaaatgaaactgttaacaattttgaaattttgaacatgTTTTGCAtttcgtgaatattttttgaatacaccaATATTTTTCTGAAATTACAAACAATTTTTCAATCCGTGGACATTTTATGATTTTCCGAAATATTTCccaaatcatgaatattttttattaaacgatcattttttcaaaatcaCACATATTTTCTGATTTCCcgaatatttttttttcaaaatcatgaatagTTTTTGAATTCACGTACATGTTTTGAATATCCagacattttttttcaaaatcatgaatatGTTTTGATTTCCCAAATCTGTTTTCCAAaattacaaacattttttgaattcgtgaatatTTGTcaaattcccaaacatttttttaatacatgaaaaCTTTTTCATAATCATGAACAGTTTATTTAATCcaggaacattttttgatttcctaaacatttttgttgaaaacgatgaacattttttgaaaaagcaCGGACTCCTTTTGGAATTTTGACAATTTTTTTATGGACTCCAAGGCATTAGTCGCTTCGATAGGGGAGCGGTGATAACAACGCGTTGACAACTCGTTCTTCCGCCCTAGTGTTGTTTGTTGTTCCACTGGCCTCGATGTAGCTTTTGTTATGTTTGAGGTATTTTGTTCTTTTACTGAACCTTTATAATAGATTCGGGTCCTTTTaacaaaaaatatattattttctaCTTTGTAAATAAAAATGAATTtatgaaaggaaaaaaaagaggaaggTGCACTAGAGGTGGCATGGGTCGAGAAATGTGGGATGAAAACATACATATAAACACGTGGATGATCATTATGGACTATGACAAGACGATTCGGGCGACTTGATCTTATTTGCATGTGTATGATAACTGTTATACTAATACTAACATTGCTTTGTGTTATCCAAACAAAATGCGGCTTATAATTTGAATCGAGTAAGTATTAATAGAGGCGCATCACGATACATTTGGAGGGCGGGTATTGCCGATGGTCTTGGTGGGTCATGCCGTGGCGGCGCCCTAGGGTCCATGCTCCGGCTTGTATAAGGTACCATGGCTTGGTTTACTTATGCTAAGATAGAAAGCATGCACATGCATAGCCGGCCCAAACAAATATTTGATCAAGGCAAGTTAACATAATTTATACTAAAGTTCTATACCATTTTAACATATTTTACCACAATACAGTCTTAATGATTATGTTTTCTATGTATTATTTAGCCGACGTAGGTGACCACATACCAATATGGCTAAATGTTAATTATAATATTTTCCTTATAAACTATATATATTACTGTTTTTTAAAATTTAAATTGTGTGTTGCAACATAAGTTTTTTATTTTCCTTATGATTCGCTGTTTTTTTTTCAGTGTGTATGTTTTTTTCTGAAATCAATTTTCAGTGTGTATGTTGGTTGGTGAGAATATTGATTTTTTTAAACTTCGAATTTTGAATTGAGTCCTTTAATTGTTTTTAACAAGGGGAAAATGGGACCAGCCGGCCAGGCCCATGTACCCTGGCCCTTGAACAGTAACATCACCGAAATGGCCCACTATCGCACACACTATTCCTTCCTCCTCTGCTCTTCTCTGCTCCCGACCACGGGGGggcggcggcgccgaggagacTGACGGCGGGCAAGGACGAAGACGCCTCGTATTCAAGCTGCTCTGCTCCCCAGCCGGCATGATTGCTCCGCCGCCCTCTCCTCCGTCGGCTGGAAGCAAGCGCCACTCACAAGGAGGTCAGCTCTCGTCTGCTCTGCCCGCGCCCTGCAGGTGCTTGTGTTTATTCCCACCAGGCTCGTTCCACGGAGACCACGAGGTGCTCTGGCAGACGCGCGCTTGTTTGCTTCAGTCATCCTccttttattttatcttcaaaccATCAACTTAGAAGTAGCACCACATAGCAATCTTCACTTCAGCATCTTCTGCAATCAAACTGGATATATTATGTTACCACCTTTCAACCACGATTATGACCATCAATCGTAACAATTCTCAATACAACAAACAGTAATACTGCTTCAGAAGCACTTTTCCCTCTTCTTTTGCATTGTTCTCTTTTATTTACAACACAGGGAAGCAAAAGCAAAATGAACTTGCAACCTAGACATAGGAACAGGATCCTGACCTTGGCATACAGAAGAAGGGATCACGGCGTCCCCTGCACCAGAAGCATGGAGGGTCTCTGATCAGTGGCAACATATTTCGCCGCAGACCAGGTGTCGGCTGCCTCAACCCTTTTGAGCAACAGAACCTTTGGCCTCTTAGGGTGCTCCTTAGCTTTATTTTCCCAGAGTTCAATGGTTCCTTGATTGACCTCAGAGTCCAGAGCGACTTCACGAAGATCTCTGAAACATTCCACTTTGATGTCATCACAAAGACCCACTAGATCTTTGCAGAGCATGTGAAGTGAAACGAGACCTGGCAAAGCTCCTTGTGCAATTGTGGGGAATTTGGATTGTTTCACCACAATGCATAGGCGTTGCAGGCTTGCGAGATCACCATCAAGGTTTATGTCTAAATCATCAAGACGGTCTTCAACCAGTTTGAGATAAACCAGGCACCATAGCTCACGTAGACATGCTAGAAGAACAGGCCCCTCCAGATTAGTACATGTAAGGCACAATTCCCTGAGACCAGACAGGGCCTTAGCAAACTCTTTGAAGTGACTCAGCCTGCCGTGCAGTTTCAGTGAGCTAAGATAAAAAACCAGGGGAGCTGACCCAGCCTGTCTTGATGTCGTGCTGAGCTGAACTAGATCTTTGGAAGAACCATTAAGATGAAGTGATAGAGAACGGGCGTCTTGTGAAGTATCCATGCCAGCCTGAGCAAACTTGCGAATGGCATCTGAGAGTTTGGTGTAATTCCCATCTGTGCTGGTAATCACGCACCATATCTTCACCTTTGTCAGTTTTTTCATACGTTCCATCAATTCAGGGAATGGGGAGTTCCTTTCCACAACAACTCCTGATAGAGTCTCCAAGTTGCATTCTCCTGACAGTAACTTGTCAAGCTTCTTTCTACTCAACTTGTTAAGCTTAATCTTTCCGAACAGGTGTGCTAGGTGGGGCAGACTGATGACTTCCACAGGTAGTGTTTCTATCTTGGTCTTCCTCAAGTCGAGTGTCTCCAAACAATGTAGATTTCCTATTTCATCTGAAAGTCTCCTAACAGAGCTCCCGAGGGTCAGATATTTGAGATGCAACAGCTTGTATATGTTCTTGATATGTTTGTCCCGCAAATTATTGCACTCTTTTAGATCCAACACTTTCAGCAGCTTACAGTTGATCAAATCCGAATAAACAGCTTCTTCTGCACTTCCAAAGACTGTTAGAGACCGGGGACGCAGGTCCTCACTGGATACTGTACTCTTAGATGGTTTCAAGAACCTAAAGAAGTTTTTTGGTTGGTTGGGGCGATGTGCAGCTGGACCGGCGGCACCATGATCCATGTTGGTTTCTCTTCTATTTCTTTGGTTATCCATCATGATGTGACGAAAATTGCCTCGGTTCTCAAGGGATGGGGCAACAAAATTCGAAGAGATGGACTTATACAGCATGAACTGGTGCATGATACCGTGAGGTTTGCATGTCTTCTTTTCTCCACGGTTGCTTGTATCGACCGGCCGAATGATATTCCTGTCCATCAGTTGCTCCAACTTTTCATCGGCAGACTCCTGGTAAGTGCGTTCAGTCTCACGCTTTATGTATCCTTCGGCTAACCATCGGCTGGTAAGAGTTTTCGTGCTGACAGGACGATCATTTGGGAATAAACTTGTGTACAGCAAACATGTCTTGAGATGGAAAGGCAAATTGATATAATTATTCACCAGAATCTGTCGAAGTTTTGTGAAGTCTCCATGCTTGTTCTCGTCCATATGAGTACATAGGAGCCTGCTGGTATTTTGGCAGACTGCTCCTGTAATCTGCTCTTGTTGTAACAAATAGTTGGCCACACTGATGAGAGCTAGTGGATGGCCATGGCATTTGCGAACAATTGCAGCTGAACCATCCTCCAAGTCAGTTGAATTTCTATTGAAATCACCAACCCACTTCTTTAGTAAATCCTTAGAGTCTCCTACACTAAGAGTTCTCATATTGTAAATATAACCGTGATCTTTGGTGCATGCTTTGGCTACTGTCTGCACAGTTGTGGTCACTAGTATTCTGATTATCCTTGTCTCAGAAAAGAAACTCTTTATTGCTTCCCAATGATGCTTCTCGATATCATCAACTACAATTAAACACCTGCAGCCAGGTAAATTGACAGAACGTTAATTATTATGTGAAATTGCATAGCTGCACTTGTGTCCATAGGCTagcacttgtttgaatttaaatatTTGCATGATTCGAAATTCATGGTGATGGACTAGAAGTCTAGAATTGCTATGTGAGTAACAACTATCCCACTAGTAAACAGGTACCAGCTCCCGTTTGAATATTTCGTTCACGAATAGGAGAAACTCCCTCGGTTCCTTTTTGTAAGTTGTACTAATTCTCAAAAAGTCAAACTCTTTATCTTTTGGGAAAATTTACAGAAAAACTAAACAAATGCTAAGAGGAAAAAAAATCCTGTAGTTACAAGCTCACCAACAAACAAATGTACGTAGATCTTGATCTGTTAGCTGTTACGGCTGGATGTGATTTTTACACTTTGGCCTATGTTAAAGTGAGCAACCTTTACAAAGCAAGTTATCCATCTAATTTTGATATTCTCATATAAGCAAATGTCGGCAAAAATATATTTCCGGGTATTGATGGTACTTATGAATTATTTTCAGAAGTTAGCAGACACACCTGGTCTTTTCAAATCTGATACGTTGTTGCAACCTCGAGACTTGACTTTGCATTTGTGACACGGATAGTAGAGTTTCTTTTGGAAAAAGTTTCTGCAGTATCGCGAGCAAGAGCTCAAGCCCATCTTTGTGCTCCGATGCCGTATGCCAGGCACGGGCACCGAACTTCTCTTTGGCTTCATCGCAGTCGAACACCGCCCTTGCGAGTTGGGTCTTGCCCGAGCCGCCAAACCCGACGATGGATATCACCAGGAGCTTCTCACTACCGAGCAAACCCAGGATCTCCTGCTTGGGTTCCTCGATGCCCACCTGATCTGCAGGCTCAGCTAGAATAGCAAGCAATTGGTCAGCAAGGTCGATGGCTTGCTGGCTGCCGTTGGCACCATTATCGGTTCTCTGCTGCTTGGCCCTCTCCAGCCGCTTCTTGAGTTTCCCAACCTGAATGGCAAAGTCCACTAAGTCGCCTTTTGACACGGCCCCTCGCTTGCACGCGGCACAGGGAAGGAACTGGTCGAGGCAATCCTCGATGTCGAATGCCAAATCGCGCATGTCTGCGGTGGATATGTTCTGCAAGACACTAGGCTGCTGCCCCTTGTGCTGGTCGTCGATTTTAGCAGCAATAATGGCGAGCTCGGTTTTCAGATACCTGATGTCGTCTTCAAGGTCACCGAACTCGCTGAATCTCTTGTCTATCACCGCCGAGAGCTTGGACACGAGGTTGGTCACCACGGCGCCCACCACGGCGCCCACCACCGCCACCTCCATCTCCCTGTGGCCTGGCAACTGCAACTGCTTTGATGATGGaagcctagagggatggctggacGGGGATCATAGAGGGACTTGGCATGATACCTCTTGTTTTCGTtttcattattttttcttttttcttttctgagATGGGACCGCTTGTCAATTATGTTTGTCCATAGAAAATGCCCCGCCCTGTACATCACCCCCTACCATTATCTTCTCACCAGTGCGGTTGAGCCACTCGTTTCTCTCTCAAACAGAGTCAAGAGTCGAGACTGGGAGCTAGGATatgctctttttttttttgaggatggGAGCTAGGAGATGCTGGCAAGATGATAAACTGGGAGAAGATACTGGCCGCACAGATTGGTGCCAGGAAAAATCCAGGAAAAGGGAAGGCACCTCGTCTCTTCCCTGAAGCTCTCTCTGCTCCCTCTCTTCTTTGTTTCTTTCCAATTCAAAGCCCCGCACACACGCTACCACCACTGTCCGAGAGACATGGAACTGCCTCTGGTTAGTGCTTCCCTGGGTGCCATGGGCTACCTTGCAGGGAAGCTGGAGCTGGATCCACTCCTTGATGTGGAACTCAAGCTTGAGGTGTGGAAACTCACAAGCAGGCTGGTGCTGCACTCGGAGGCACGAGAGTCTCCCGTAGAGGCCACGATCTGGATGAAGGATGTGCGCGAGCTATCCTATGACATGGAAAACTGCATCGACCTTGCCGAGCCGGATTGGGTCGCCAGGATGTCTGGATTCAAGGCCCGTGTGAAGGAGGCCAATGAGCAGTACGATAGGTGTATGCTTGGAAGCATCCCCATCTGTTCAAATGCTGCAACTGATTTCCAGATCCCAATCGTTGATGGCCGAAGGAGGCCAGACCTGCCAGTCGTCGGTCTTCATGACGGTCTGTTTGATGCCCTCTACCAGTGGCTGACCGATGATGATAAGGAGCTCAAGGTGGCATCCATTGTCGGTGTCGGGGGAATCGGCAAGACCACGCTCGCCAAACAGCTATGGCATAAGCACAAACCTGGAGGCTACTTTGGCTGCCGGGCCTTTGTGCGGACGGCCAAGAAACCTGACATCAGGAGGTTCCTCAGGAGCATGCTCGCACAAGTTCGtccgcaccaaccacccgacactaaTGAGGTGCACGAGCTGATTCATGACATCAGGCAGCATCTACAAGGGAAAAGGTTTTTCTTAGCCCTTTGCACTCTCAATAACATGCATATCTGATAATTATTCGATCTAATTATCAAAATTTTATCACTCTTAGAAGGGGAATAAActattttctttttgtttctctAATTAACGAATCTAGCTTCATAATTAACTAGTTGAGTGACCTGCGCTTTTACGTGCCTAGTTATTTACTCTTATCTTAACTGTTATTTCACTTGCTCCGTCGGATTTGATATATAGAAACACATCCTAGaatacatgatttatactttgttaGGAATCTTCACATTGAGCGTGTGATTTGTTTGAGAAGGCTTTTGTGTGTGACAGCTACAGATCGATGACATGCACTTTCTTATAATTGATGATTATTTCTCTATTTTGTCTGAATTGTATGTTTAATATATGCTGCAAACTTTTATTTGGCAGATACTTTCTTATAATCGATGATTTATGGGCTACATCTGTATGGGATGTTGCTAGACGGGCTTTCCCGGAGGGTAATGGAAGCAGGATAATAACAACGACTGAAATTAAGGATGTTGCACTTGCATGCTGTCGTTATCAGTCCAAATCCATCTATAAGATGGAACCTCTTAGTGTCAATCACTCAGAAGAATTGTTCATCAGAGGAGTGTTTGCCTCTGGAGAAGAAAAATCTCGCCAATTGGATAAAGTGTGGGAGGAGATAATAAGAAGATGTGCTGGTTTACCACTGGCAATTATTAGCATATCCAGTGTTCTAGCAAGCCAAGGGGAAGCAAATACAATACATCACATGGAGCAAATACAGAACATTTTACCAACAAATACAACTCATGTGGAGGTACTCAAACAAGTACTCAATTTTTGCTACAACTGTCTTCCCAGTCATTTGCAGACATGTCTGTTGTATCTCAGTTTCTACCCAGAGAACTATATAATCTTGAAGATATAGTGAAGCAATGGGTAGCTGAAAGTTTCATCCTTGCGCCAAGACAGGAGGACAAAATGAAGGTTGCTGGGAACTATTTTGATAAGCTTCTCAATATGGGCCTGATCCAACATATAGAAGTGGGCTATAGTAATGAGGTATATTACTATGCAGTGCACCCCATGGTACACAATCTCATTACATCAAAGTCTAGAGAAGAGAATTTTATGACGGTAATAGATTATTCCCAAAGGACAATGGGGTTTTCTAACAAGGTTAGTCGTCTGTCCCTTCAGTTTGGCAGTGCAACACATGCAACTAGACCAGAGATTATCGGACTGTCACAAGTTCGATCACTTGCATTTATTGGACTAAAGAGCTGCTACTCTTCCATTTTGGAGTTTAAGGTTCTTCGAGTCCTGATCCTCCATATTTGGGCTGATGAACCAAGCAACACCGATGTCGACCTCAATCCCACCTCTGAACTGGTTCTACTGAGATCATTGCAGGTTACATGCAACGACACCATACATCTTCCGGATCTGATGCAAGGTCCAAAGCACTTGGACACACTAGAAATAAATGCAAGGGTGGCAGCTATTCCAGCCAGGATTGTGCATCTCCGGAGCTGGTTGCATCTCCGTCTCGGAGTTGGGACAGAAGTGCCTGATTTGACTGGTACCCTCAAAATTGTCACCAGCCTAAACCCTCCTATTTCATTGGACGACACCAGCTGCCCTCATGATTCAGTGATGACAATGGAGTTGCTGTCACCCATCTGTAGAATCCCCAAGTGGATTGAACAGCTTGCCAACCTATGCATTCTGAAACTTGTCCTCGGAGAATTGCAAAGTGATCATATTAGTATCGTGCAACGGTTGCCATCCCTTACTGTTCTCTCATTGCATGTCCAGAGACGAACTACAGAACCAATCGGCTTCGGCACCGGAGCATTTTCTGCTCTCGAGTATTTTGAGTTCAGGTGTGGTGTGCTCTGCTTGAGGTTTCAGAAAGGAACAATGCCCAATCTTCAGAGGCTGAAACTAGGTTTCAATGCCCACCGAGGAGAAGAGTATGGTGGTTCGCTTGTCGGAGTTGAAGGTCTGTCAAACGTCAAGGAGATTTCAGGAATGATCGGGTCAGCTGCCGGTGCTGTGGAACGTGACTTGAAGGCTGCAGAGTCCGCATTCAAGAAAGCCATGGGCAGGCACCTTAACGTGAGTATAGAAAGAGCAGACATGGTTGAGGAACTGGATGTTCCGGCTGAAAAACAgcatgagatccctgaagaaccaaAACAAGAGTCTCAGGACGCGCGTGGTCAGGCACAAAAACAACATCCGACCCAAGGGCAACCCATGTCAAAATCAAGTGAACAAACTGGAATTCTAAAACAAGTGTATCATTACATGCGTGGTCTGGCATCTCGGTCGTTCATTAAAAGGTACGGTTCTTTCTCCTGATCCTGCCTATTCTTTCTCTATCagtattattatatatatatgcaGAGGGAAACGTGACTCCCCTCTGGCGCGCACCTCGATCACTCTGCTCTAACCACTCCTGCCTCCTCTGCTTTGCTCCCAGATCTGGACCAGCAGAATTGAGAATCAAGGGAAAGGATGATCTGCATATTTTATACCAACTGTTAGTTTCCAATAAAGAAACAGGTCTTGAGAAGCTGACACTTGAGAGATGCCCACCTCTCGAGTTGAAGCACCTTCTGAGGCTAACCAATCTGATGACATTGATTGTAAAACACTCAGATGGTCTGGTTGGATCACAAGGAGGAGGTCAGGGTGATGTGGAATGGAAGCTCCCTGTTGAGTATATAAAGATCAACGACTTACATGGTAATACTGGCGAGGAACTGACAGAACTCCTCCCCCACCTCCCAAAGCTCTCCAAATTGGAAATATTTGAGTGTGAAAACATAAAAAAGCTGGTAGTGGGGGTGGATGTGCAACCAACAACACAAGAAACATCAGAGATGGGGGGAGGTGaaataacagcagcagcagcagcagcagaggaagagGATGACGGGGTGCTGCTCTTCCCAGCTCATCTCTGTGACTCACTAAGGGAATTGGTGTTCTATGACTGCCCAGAGCTGGTCCTGGTGGACCCGCCAACTCTTGTTCCTGGAGAAGGAGGGTTCCAAGCTTTGCGATCCCTCCAGAGATTAACAATATTGCGGGCCCCAAAGTTGCTATCCACCTTCTCCTTTTCCCGACACCTTTTTCCTTCCTCCCTGCAGTTCCTGAGCCTTGTAGGTGTGGAAGGCATGGAGACACTCGAGCCCC
The window above is part of the Triticum aestivum cultivar Chinese Spring chromosome 2A, IWGSC CS RefSeq v2.1, whole genome shotgun sequence genome. Proteins encoded here:
- the LOC123186897 gene encoding disease resistance protein RGA4, whose translation is MEVAVVGAVVGAVVTNLVSKLSAVIDKRFSEFGDLEDDIRYLKTELAIIAAKIDDQHKGQQPSVLQNISTADMRDLAFDIEDCLDQFLPCAACKRGAVSKGDLVDFAIQVGKLKKRLERAKQQRTDNGANGSQQAIDLADQLLAILAEPADQVGIEEPKQEILGLLGSEKLLVISIVGFGGSGKTQLARAVFDCDEAKEKFGARAWHTASEHKDGLELLLAILQKLFPKETLLSVSQMQSQVSRLQQRIRFEKTRCLIVVDDIEKHHWEAIKSFFSETRIIRILVTTTVQTVAKACTKDHGYIYNMRTLSVGDSKDLLKKWVGDFNRNSTDLEDGSAAIVRKCHGHPLALISVANYLLQQEQITGAVCQNTSRLLCTHMDENKHGDFTKLRQILVNNYINLPFHLKTCLLYTSLFPNDRPVSTKTLTSRWLAEGYIKRETERTYQESADEKLEQLMDRNIIRPVDTSNRGEKKTCKPHGIMHQFMLYKSISSNFVAPSLENRGNFRHIMMDNQRNRRETNMDHGAAGPAAHRPNQPKNFFRFLKPSKSTVSSEDLRPRSLTVFGSAEEAVYSDLINCKLLKVLDLKECNNLRDKHIKNIYKLLHLKYLTLGSSVRRLSDEIGNLHCLETLDLRKTKIETLPVEVISLPHLAHLFGKIKLNKLSRKKLDKLLSGECNLETLSGVVVERNSPFPELMERMKKLTKVKIWCVITSTDGNYTKLSDAIRKFAQAGMDTSQDARSLSLHLNGSSKDLVQLSTTSRQAGSAPLVFYLSSLKLHGRLSHFKEFAKALSGLRELCLTCTNLEGPVLLACLRELWCLVYLKLVEDRLDDLDINLDGDLASLQRLCIVVKQSKFPTIAQGALPGLVSLHMLCKDLVGLCDDIKVECFRDLREVALDSEVNQGTIELWENKAKEHPKRPKVLLLKRVEAADTWSAAKYVATDQRPSMLLVQGTP